A portion of the Lathamus discolor isolate bLatDis1 chromosome 5, bLatDis1.hap1, whole genome shotgun sequence genome contains these proteins:
- the SEC23B gene encoding protein transport protein Sec23B has product MATYLEFIQQNEERDGVRFSWNVWPSSRLEATRMVVPLACLLSPLKERPDLPPVQYEPVLCSRPTCKAVLNPLCQVDYRAKLWACNFCFQRNQFPPAYAGISEVNQPAELMPQFSTIEYTVQRGPQTPLIFLYLVDTCLEEEDLQALKESLQMSLSLLPSDALVGLITFGRMIQVHELSCEGISKSYVFRGTKDLTAKQIQDMLGLSRPAVPIQQGRPLQTPEQPIISSRFLQPVHKVDMNLTDLLGELQRDPWPVTQGKRPLRSTGVALSIAVGLLEGTFPNTGARIMLFTGGPPTQGPGMVVGDELKTPIRSWHDIEKDSARFMKKATKHYETLANRAAANGHCIDIYACALDQTGLLEMKCCANLTGGHMVMGDSFNTSLFKQTFQRVFNKGFNGEFRMAFGACLDVKTSRELKIAGAIGPCISLNAKGPCVSESELGIGGTSQWKICSLDPSTTLAIYFEVVNQHNAPIPQGGRGAVQFVTQYQHSSTQKRIRVTTIARNWADAQSQLQHIEAAFDQEAAAVLMARLGVYRAESEEGPDVLRWLDRQLIRLCQKFGQYNKDDPNSFRLSESFSLYPQFMFHLRRSPFLQVFNNSPDESSYYRHHFARQDLTQSLIMIQPILYAYSFHGPPEPVLLDSSSILPDRILLMDTFFQIVIYLGETIAQWQKAGYQEMPEYENFKHLLQAPLDDAQEILQTRFPMPRYIHTEHGGSQARFLLSKVNPSQTHNNLYAWGQESGAPILTDDVSLQVFMDHLKKLAVSSAA; this is encoded by the exons ATGGCGACGTACCTGGAGTTCATTCAGCAAAATGAGGAGCGTGATGGTGTGCGTTTCAGCTGGAACGTGTGGCCCTCCAGCAGGctggaggccacgaggatggttGTGCCCCTGGCCTGTCTTCTGAGCCCACTGAAGGAGCGTCCTGACCTGCCGCCTGTGCAGTATGAGCCGGTGCTTTGTAGCAGGCCGACTTGCAAAGCAGTGCTCAACCCACTCTG CCAGGTTGATTATCGGGCCAAGCTCTGGGCTTGtaacttctgttttcagagaaatcAG ttCCCTCCAGCATATGCAGGCATCTCTGAAGTCAATCAACCAGCAGAGCTTATGCCTCAGTTTTCAACAATCGAATATACCGTGCAG CGAGGTCCACAGACACCATTGATCTTCCTGTATCTTGTCGACACGTGTTTGGAAGAGGAGGACTTACAGGCACTGAAGGAgtccctccagatgtccctgAGCCTGCTGCCTTCTGATGCTCTGGTGGGGCTTATCACTTTTGGCAGAATGATCCAGGTTCATGAGCTGAGCTGTGAAGGGATTTCCAAGAGCTACGTGTTTAGGGGCACAAAGGACCTGACAGCTAAGCAAATACAG GATATGCTTGGGCTTTCAAGGCCAGCTGTGCCCATTCAACAGGGAAGACCTCTTCAGACTCCAGAGCAACCTATTATTTCAAGCAG GTTTTTGCAGCCAGTACATAAGGTTGACATGAATTTAACAGATCTGCTTGGAGAACTGCAAAGGGATCCATGGCCAGTGACCCAGGGAAAGAGGCCTTTACGTTCCACTGGAGTAGCTCTTTCGATTGCAGTTGGTTTACTGGAG ggcACATTTCCAAACACAGGGGCCAGAATAATGCTGTTTACAGGTGGGCCACCAACACAAGGACCAGGCATGGTGGTAGGAGATGAGCTGAAAACACCCATCCGTTCTTGGCATGACATAGAGAAGGACAGTGCAAGGTTCATGAAGAAGGCCACCAAA CACTACGAGACGCTGGCTAATCGCGCTGCAGCCAATGGGCATTGCATTGACATCTATGCCTGCGCCTTGGATCAGACTGGACTGCTGGAGATGAAGTGTTGTGCAAACCTCACTGG aggACACATGGTGATGGGAGACTCCTTCAACACTTCCCTCTTCAAGCAGACCTTCCAGCGGGTGTTTAACAAAGGATTCAATGGGGAATTTCGGATGGCTTTTGGTGCATGTTTGGACGTAAAG ACCTCTAGGGAGCTGAAAATTGCAGGAGCTATTGGACCATGCATATCCCTGAATGCTAAAGGGCCATGTGTCTCTGAAAGC GAGCTTGGAATTGGAGGAACCTCTCAATGGAAAATTTGTAGCCTGGATCCCAGCACAACTCTGGCCATTTACTTTGAAGTGGTAAATCAG CACAACGCACCGATACCTCAGGGAGGACGAGGGGCAGTGCAGTTTGTCACTCAGTATCAACACTCCAGTACGCAGAAACGCATTCGTGTCACCACCATAGCCAGAAA TTGGGCAGATGCACAGAGTCAGCTCCAGCACATAGAAGCTGCATTTGACCAAGAAGCAGCCGCTGTGCTGATGGCACGACTGGGAGTGTACAGAGCTGAATCTGAGGAGGGACCTGATGTTCTGCGGTGGCTGGACAGACAGCTGATCAGACTG TGCCAGAAATTTGGACAATACAACAAAGATGATCCCAACTCCTTCAGATTGTCAGAATCCTTTTCTTTGTATCCCCAG TTCATGTTCCATCTGCGACGCTCCCCATTCCTGCAGGTCTTCAATAACAGCCCAGATGAATCTTCTTACTACCGTCACCACTTTGCTAGGCAAGATCTGACCCAGTCTCTCATTATGATCCAGCCCATCCTTTACGCTTATTCTTTCCATGGCCCTCCTGAG CCAGTGCTTTTGGACAGCAGCAGTATTCTCCCTGACAGAATCCTACTGATGGATACTTTCTTCCAGATAGTTATCTACCTTGGTGAG ACTATTGCACAGTGGCAGAAAGCTGGTTACCAAGAGATGCCTGAATACGAAAACTTCAAGCACTTATTACAAGCCCCACTGGACGATGCCCAGGAAATCTTGCAGACCAGATTCCCGATGCCGCGTTACATCCACACGGAACATGGGGGCAGTCAG GCCCGGTTCCTCTTGTCTAAAGTGAACCCTTCTCAGACCCACAATAACCTCTATGCATGGGGACAG GAATCGGGAGCTCCAATCCTGACGGATGATGTGAGTCTCCAGGTATTCATGGACCACCTCAAAAAGCTGGCAGTTTCCAGTGCAGCGTGA
- the SMIM26 gene encoding small integral membrane protein 26: protein MARSKLRLAVWNARAALLYSLGGWTALGGMLHYTMTSGGSLENKSDPQAKPAPRQEIHTTETALGFKVTTITTYREVEPPITRLLRRVKSYFFPDDSPPPEN from the exons ATGGCTCGGAGTAAGTTGCGGCTGGCGGTGTGGAACGCGCGCGCGGCGCTGCTGTACTCACTGGGCGGCTGGACCGCACTGGGAGGCATGCTGCACTACACCATGACCAGCGGCGG ttCCTTAGAGAATAAAAGTGATCCtcaggcaaaaccagcacccagGCAGGAAATACACACGACAGAAACAGCTTTAGGATTTAAAGTGACAACAATAACAACATACAGGGAAGTTGAACCTCCTATTACTCGACTGCTCAGGCGTGTGAAGTCATACTTTTTTCCTGATGACAGCCCTCCTCCCGAAAACTGA
- the DTD1 gene encoding D-aminoacyl-tRNA deacylase 1 encodes MKAIVQRVAQASVTVGGEQISSIGRGLCVLLGISLEDTQRELEHMVRKILNLRVFEDESGKHWSKSVMDKQYEVLCVSQFTLQCILKGNKPDYHMAMPTEQAECFYNNFLEQLRKAYKPELIKDGKFGAYMQVHIQNDGPVTIELESPAATVDPKQLTKLEKQQQRKEKTRAKVPSESSRERNAPRNKDDPSASSGAEGDVSSEREP; translated from the exons ATGAAGGCCATCGTGCAGCGGGTGGCCCAGGCCAGCGTCACAG tgGGTGGTGAACAAATAAGTTCAATAGGACGAGgcctctgtgtgctgctgggcaTTTCTTTGGAGGATACGCAAAGAGAGCTGGAGCACAT gGTTCGAAAGATCTTGAACTTGCGAGTATTTGAAGATGAAAGCGGGAAGCACTGGTCCAAAAGTGTGATGGATAAACAGTATGAAGTGTTGTGTGTGAGCCAATTTACTCTCCAGTGCATCCTGAAAGGAAACAAGCCTGACTACCACATGGCAATGCCCACAGAGCAGGCAGAGTGTTTTTATAACAACTTCCTAGAGCAGCTAAGAAAAGCCTACAAGCCAGAGCTTATTAAAG ATGGCAAGTTTGGGGCCTACATGCAGGTCCACATCCAGAATGATGGTCCTGTAACAATAGAATTGGAGTCCCCAGCTGCTACTGTTGACCCTAAACAG CTGACGAAACttgaaaaacagcaacaaagaaaagagaagaccAGAGCCAAGGTGCCCTCTGAGTCAAGTAGAGAAAGAAATGCTCCCCGGAACAAGGATGATCCCAGTGCAAGCAGCGGAGCAGAAGGAGATGTGTCTTCGGAAAGAGAGCCTTAG